Genomic segment of Mycolicibacterium psychrotolerans:
CAACGGCGGCGTCAAGGCATTGCTGCTCGCCAGCTTCGCCAACGGACTCGAGGAGCAGATGGAACTCGAGGGCCGGTTGATCGCCCAGCGCGCGGAAACCACCGACGGGCGCGAAGGGGTGGATGCGTTCCTGGCCAAACGCAAACCCGGGTTCGCCTAGAAGGAGTGCTCCTCGGCGGGGAAGACGCCGCTCGCCACTTCCTGCGCGTAATCGGCTGCGGCGCGCCGTAGTTCGTCACCGACCGCGCCGAAACGCTTGACGAACTTCGCCGTCCTGCCGTTGGTCATCCCGGCCATGTCCTGCCACACGAGGACCTGCGCGTCGCAGTTGGGGCCGGCGCCGATCCCGACGGTGGGAATGGTGAGCTTGCCGGTGATCTGGGTGGCCAGCTCAGCCGGCACCATCTCCATCACCACGGCGAACGCTCCGGCCTCCTGCACGGCGATCGCGTCGTGGATCGTCTGCTCGGCGGCGTCGCCGCGGCCCTGCACCTTGAATCCGCCGAGGCCGTTGACGCTCTGCGGGGTGAACCCGATGTGGGCCATCACGGGAATGCCCGCGGCGGTGACGGTGGCGATCTGTTCGGCCACCCGCTCGCCGCCTTCGAGCTTGACCGCGTGCGCGCCGGACTCCTTGAGGAATCGGGTGGCGGTGGCCAGCGCCTGCGCCGGGCCCGCTTCGTAGCTGCCGAACGGCAGGTCGGCCACCACCAGTGCGTGCGGAGCGCCGCGCACGACGCCGCGAACCAGCGGGATGAGCTCGTCGATGGTCACCGGAACCGTGGTGTCGTAGCCGTAGACGACGTTGGCGGCGGAATCACCCACCAGAAGGACCGGGATCTCGGCCTCGTCGAACACCGCGGCGGTGGAGTAGTCGTACGCAGTCAGCATCGCCCACTTGTGGCCTTCGGATTTCCACTTGGCGAGGTGATGGGTGCGGACCCGCGTCCGCGGCGCACCGGCGCCGGCGACAGCACCGTAGACAGTCTGTTCAGACATCGTTGTCCCCTGCAGGGTCGTCGTTTCGGATCCTCGAGGCCGCTCCGGGTCCCCGGATTCCGCTGACCCGACCAGTCTGCCACCACGTCACCAGAAGTTGAACAACACGTTAAGTGGATTTGCTCACACCGGCGGACGCCGCGCATACGATCGGCGGATGCAACGGCTCAGCGGGCTCGACGCCAGTTTCCTGTACCTCGAGACCGCGGCCCAGCCGTTGCACGTGTGCTCGATCCTCGAACTCGACACGTCGACGATGCCGGGCGGATACACGTTCGACCGGCTGCGTGACCTGATGGCCGAACGGATCCGGGCGATGCCCGAATTCCGCGAGCGGATCGCCGACAACCGATTCAACCTCGACCATCCGGTGTGGGTGGACGACAAGGACTTTGACGTCGACCGGCACCTGCACCGGATCGGCCTGCCGTCCCCGGGCGGGCGCCGCGAACTCGCCGACATCTGCGGCCACATCGCCTCGCTGACGCTGGACCGGACCCGGCCGCTGTGGGAGATGTGGGTGATCGAGAACGTCGGGGCAACGGACGCGCACGAGGGCGGACGCATCGCGGTGATGACCAAGGTGCACCACGCCGCGGTGGACGGCGTGACGGGCGCCAACCTGATGTCCAAGCTGTGCACCACCGAACCCGACGCGCCCGCGCCCGAACCGGTCGACGGCCCGGGCGGCGGCAGCGACATCGAGATCGCCGTCAGCGGGGCCGTGCGCTTCGCCGCGCGGCCGCTCAAGCTCGTCAACATGGTGCCGACCACGTTGACCACCGTGATCGACACCGTCAAACGGGCACGCACCGGCATGACGATGGCGCCGCCGTTCGTCGCCCCCAAGACCGCCTTCAACGCCAACGTGACCGGACACCGCAACGTCGCGTTCGCGCAGCTGGATCTCGAGGACATCAAGACCGTCAAGAACCACTTCGGCGTCAAGGTCAACGACGTGGTGATGGCTCTGGTGTCCGGGGTGCTGCGGACGTTCCTGCTCAACCGGGGCGAACTGCCGAACAACTCCCTGGTGGCGATGGTGCCGGTGTCGGTGCACGAGAAGTCCGACCGGCCCGGCCGCAACCAGGTGTCGGGCATGTTCGCCCGGTTGGAGACCAACATCGAAGACCCCGCGGAACGGCTGAAGGCCATCGCGGAAGCCAATGCCGTTGCCAAGCAACACAGTTCGGCGATCGCGGCGACCCTGCTGCAGGACTGGACCCAGTTCGCCGCGCCCGCGGTGTTCGGCACGGCGATGCGGGTGTACGCGAGCAGTCGACTGTCCGGCGCCCGGCCGGTGCACAACCTCGTGGTGTCCAACGTTCCGGGCCCCCAGGGGCGGCTTTACATGCTTGGCTGCGAGGTCGAGGCGATGTATCCGCTCGGGCCGATCTTCCACGGCTCGGGACTGAACATGACCGTGATGTCGCTGTCGGGCAACCTCGACGTCGGGATCGTGTCGTGCCCGGAACTGCTGCCCGACCTGTGGGACATGGCCGACGACTTCGACGTCGCGCTGGCCGAACTGCTCGCGGCGACCCGGTAGCCACCCCGGCCCCGAACCGCGCCTCGCCAGCGGCGATGGGACTTCATGGCAGCATGTGGAGCCATGAAGTACACGACCGGGATCGCGAGATCCGGCCTCGTCCTCACCGCGGTGATCCTGCTCGTCGCCGGGTGCAGCAAGGTGGTGGACGGCCGCGCCATGATCTCGGTGCCGCGACCCGGCTCGCCGATCCAGTGGACGTCCTGCCACCCCGCCGGCCCGTCGGACCGCTCACGGATCCCGATCGGCGCCGAATGCGGTCTGCTCTCCGTGCCCGTGAACTGGGACAACGCCGACAGCGCCGACGGCGCCGTGGCCCAGATCGCGATGGTGAGGTTCAAGGCCACCGGCGACAAGATCGGATCCCTGATCGTCAACCCGGGCGGCCCCGGGGAATCCGGGGTCAACGCCGCTGCGTCGATGATCGCGACGCTGCCCGAGGAGCTGCGGCAGCGGTTCGACCTTGTCGGCTTCGACCCGCGCGGCGTGGCGAACTCCTCACCGGCGGTGTGGTGCAACAGTGACGCCGACAACGACAGGTTGCGCGCCGACAACGTCGTCGCCTACACGCCCGAAGGTGTCGCGCACATCGAGAAGCTCACCAAGGAATTCGTGCAACGCTGCGTCGACAAGATGGGCAAGGACTTCCTCGCCAACGTCGGAACCACAAGCGTGGTAAGGGATCTCGACGCCATCCGGCAGGCCATCGGTGACGAGAAGCTGACCTACCTCGGTTACTCCTACGGCACCCGCATCGGCGCAGGCTATGCCGAGGCCTACCCGGAGCGCGTCCGCGCGATGATCCTCGACGGCGCCGTCGACCCGAACGCCGACCCGATCGAGGCCGACATCCGGCAGGCCGCGGCGTTCCAGAAGGCCTTCGACGACTATGCCGCCGACTGCGCCAAGGACTCCAACTGCCCGCTGGGCACCGACCCGGCCAAGGCGGTGGAGGTGTACCAGTCGCTGGTGTGGCCGCTGGTGGACAAGCCGGCGCAGACCGCCGACCCCCGTGGCCTGAGCTACTCCGACGCCGTGGTGGGCACCATCCTGCCGCTCTACTCGCCGAACCTGTGGCGCCACCTGACGCAGGCGCTCACCGAGATCGAGCAGGGCCGCGGCGACACCATGCTGTCGCTGGCCGACCTGTACATGGGCCGCGACGCCCAGGGGCATTACAACAACTCCACCGATGTGCGCGTCGCGGTCAACTGTGTGGACAAGCCGGCGATCACCGACCGGGCCACGCTGGTCGAGCAGGACCGCCGGCTGCGGGAGGTGGCGCCGTTCATGAGCTACGGCGACTTCACCGGCTTTGCGCCGCTGGGCACCTGCGCGATGTGGCCGGTGCCGCCCACCAGCGAACGGCACGAGATCAAGGCGACCGGGCTGCCGCCGATCCTGGTGGTTTCCACCACCAACGATCCCGCCACGCCGTATCAGGCCGGCGTGGATCTGGCCAAGCAACTCGGCGGCACCCTGCTCACCTTCGACGGCACCCAGCACACCGTTGCGCTGCAGGGCGATGCCTGCGTCGACGACATCGCGACGCGCTACCTCGTCGACGTGACGGTGCCGCCGCCGGACACACGATGCTGACGGGGTAACAGCCCGGTCACCGTTGGGTCCCGGGGGACGCCCCCTGTCCCGTTGCATGACAGCATGGTCGCCATGTGGCGGGTGGGACGGGCGATTGCGGCTGTGTGCGTGCTGACGGCTGCGCTCTGCCCGCCCGCGCAGGCGGCGCCGAACACGGCGTGGGGCTCGTGCGCGGCGGTCGTCAAGGATGCGTCGCGCATTCCCGCCGCGCAGTGCACCACCGTGTCGGTTCCCGTCGACTACGCGAAACCCGATGGGGCGCAAGCACAATTGGCGGTGATCAAGGTGCCGGCCAGCGGCAGGCGGCTCGGCGTGCTGATCGTCAACCCGGGCGGACCGGGCGCGTCGGCCGTCGACACCGTCGCCGACATGGGTGGCGCCCTCGCCGGCTCGCCGATCCTGCAGCAGTTCGACCTGGTCGGTATCGACCCGCGCGGCGTCGGGCACTCCACCCCGCAATTGCGGTGCCGCAGCGACGCGCAGTTCGACGCGTACCGCGCGCAGCCGATGACCGACTACAGCCCCGCCGGTGTCGCTCAGATCGAAGGCGTGCTCAGCGATTTCGCGGGCGCGTGCCTGACGAACATGGGCCCGGACTTCCTGAAGGAAATCGGCACCGCCTCGGCGGTGCAGGACATGGACGCCGTGCGCGCCGCACTCGGCGAGGCCCAGATCAACTTCCTCGGCTTCTCCTACGGCACCCAGCTCGGCGCCGCCTACGCCGACCGCTATCCCGACCGGGTGCGTGCGATGGTCCTCGACGGCGCCGTCGACCCGAGCCTGGACCCCATCACCGAGAGCGTCAACCAGATGGCCGGCTTCCAGCAGGCTTTCGACAAGTACGCCGCGGACTGCGCCCAGGACGCCGAGTGCCCGCTGGGCACCGACCCCACCCAGTTCGTGACCCGCTACCACCAGCTCATCGACCCGCTCGCCGCGCGCCCCGCCGCCACGTCCGACCCGCGCGGGCTCAGCTACCAGGACGCGTTCACCGGCACCGTCTCCGGACTGTACTCGCCGCGCTACTGGCCGTTTGTCACCAGCGGCCTGCTCGGGCTGGCGCGCGGCACCGACCCGATCGACCTGCTGCTGCTCGCCGACGACTATCAGCAGCGGGACCGCAACGGCCACTACAGCAACCGGCAGGACTCGTTCACCGCGATCCGCTGCGTCGACTCGGCCTATCCCACCGACCCGGCCGCGTGGGCCGACGCCGACCGGCGCATCCGGGCTGCGGCCCCGTTCTCCGCCTACGGGACCTTCACCGGGTACGCGCCGCGCGATATCTGTGCGCTGTGGCCGGTGCCGCCGACGCCGGTCGTCGGTGCGGCCACCTCGCCCGGTCCCGGCAAGGTCGTCGTCGTGTCCACCACGGGCGACCCCGCGACGCCCTACCAGGCGGGCGTCGACCTGGCCCGCCAGATGAACGCATCGCTGATCACCTTCGAGGGCAGCCAGCACACCGTCGTGTTCAACGGCGACCAGTGCGTCGACACCTCCGTCGTCAATTTCCTGATCGACTCGGTCCCGCCGCCCGCCGGTTTACGGTGCTAGCAGCGCTGTAACACAGAATTAACAGGCGGAACCTAGGCTTCGGGCATGGACCGGCAGAAGGAATTCGTGCTGCGCACGCTGGAGGAACGCGACATCCGCTTCGTCCGGCTGTGGTTCACCGACGTGCTCGGATACCTGAAGTCGGTGGCCATCGCCCCCGCCGAATTGGAGGGCGCCTTCGAGGAGGGCATCGGCTTCGACGGCTCGTCGATCGAGGGTTTCGCGCGGATCTCCGAGGCGGACATGGTCGCCCGGCCCGACCCCTCGACGTTCCAGGTGCTGCCCTGGACGTCCAGCGCCGGTGACCACCACTCGGCCCGCATGTTCTGCGACATCACGATGCCCGACGGCTCCCCGTCGTGGGCCGACTCCCGGCACGTGCTTCGCCGCCAGCTGTCCAAGGCGAGCGATCTGGGCTTCTCCTGCTACGTCCACCCCGAGATCGAGTTCTTCCTCCTCAAGCCCGGCCCCGACGACGGCACCCCGCCGGTGCCCGCCGACAACGGCGGCTACTTCGACCAGGCCGTCCACGACGCCGCCCCGAACTTCCGCCGCCACGCCATCGACGCCCTCGAACAGATGGGCATCTCAGTCGAGTTCAGCCACCACGAAGGCGCGCCGGGCCAGCAGGAGATCGACCTGCGCTACGCCGACGCCCTGTCGATGGCCGACAACGTGATGACGTTCCGCTACGTGGTCAAGGAGGTGGCGCTCGGCGACGGCGTGCGCGCCTCGTTCATGCCCAAGCCGTTCGCCGAACACCCCGGTTCGGCGATGCACACGCACATGAGCCTGTTCGAGGGCGAGACCAACGCCTTCCACAGCGCCGACGACCCGCTGCAACTCTCCGAGATCGGAAAGTCCTTCATCGCAGGCATTCTCGAGCATGCGCAGGAGATCA
This window contains:
- a CDS encoding WS/DGAT/MGAT family O-acyltransferase, with the protein product MQRLSGLDASFLYLETAAQPLHVCSILELDTSTMPGGYTFDRLRDLMAERIRAMPEFRERIADNRFNLDHPVWVDDKDFDVDRHLHRIGLPSPGGRRELADICGHIASLTLDRTRPLWEMWVIENVGATDAHEGGRIAVMTKVHHAAVDGVTGANLMSKLCTTEPDAPAPEPVDGPGGGSDIEIAVSGAVRFAARPLKLVNMVPTTLTTVIDTVKRARTGMTMAPPFVAPKTAFNANVTGHRNVAFAQLDLEDIKTVKNHFGVKVNDVVMALVSGVLRTFLLNRGELPNNSLVAMVPVSVHEKSDRPGRNQVSGMFARLETNIEDPAERLKAIAEANAVAKQHSSAIAATLLQDWTQFAAPAVFGTAMRVYASSRLSGARPVHNLVVSNVPGPQGRLYMLGCEVEAMYPLGPIFHGSGLNMTVMSLSGNLDVGIVSCPELLPDLWDMADDFDVALAELLAATR
- the glnA gene encoding type I glutamate--ammonia ligase, producing the protein MDRQKEFVLRTLEERDIRFVRLWFTDVLGYLKSVAIAPAELEGAFEEGIGFDGSSIEGFARISEADMVARPDPSTFQVLPWTSSAGDHHSARMFCDITMPDGSPSWADSRHVLRRQLSKASDLGFSCYVHPEIEFFLLKPGPDDGTPPVPADNGGYFDQAVHDAAPNFRRHAIDALEQMGISVEFSHHEGAPGQQEIDLRYADALSMADNVMTFRYVVKEVALGDGVRASFMPKPFAEHPGSAMHTHMSLFEGETNAFHSADDPLQLSEIGKSFIAGILEHAQEISAVTNQWVNSYKRLVHGGEAPTAASWGAANRSALVRVPMYTPHKASSRRVEVRSPDSACNPYLTFAVLLAAGLRGIEKNYVLGPQAEDNVWSLTPEERRAMGYKELPGSLGVALTQMEDSELVAEALGEHVFDFFLRNKRAEWENYRSHVTPFELKNYLSL
- a CDS encoding alpha/beta hydrolase, with amino-acid sequence MKYTTGIARSGLVLTAVILLVAGCSKVVDGRAMISVPRPGSPIQWTSCHPAGPSDRSRIPIGAECGLLSVPVNWDNADSADGAVAQIAMVRFKATGDKIGSLIVNPGGPGESGVNAAASMIATLPEELRQRFDLVGFDPRGVANSSPAVWCNSDADNDRLRADNVVAYTPEGVAHIEKLTKEFVQRCVDKMGKDFLANVGTTSVVRDLDAIRQAIGDEKLTYLGYSYGTRIGAGYAEAYPERVRAMILDGAVDPNADPIEADIRQAAAFQKAFDDYAADCAKDSNCPLGTDPAKAVEVYQSLVWPLVDKPAQTADPRGLSYSDAVVGTILPLYSPNLWRHLTQALTEIEQGRGDTMLSLADLYMGRDAQGHYNNSTDVRVAVNCVDKPAITDRATLVEQDRRLREVAPFMSYGDFTGFAPLGTCAMWPVPPTSERHEIKATGLPPILVVSTTNDPATPYQAGVDLAKQLGGTLLTFDGTQHTVALQGDACVDDIATRYLVDVTVPPPDTRC
- the panB gene encoding 3-methyl-2-oxobutanoate hydroxymethyltransferase is translated as MSEQTVYGAVAGAGAPRTRVRTHHLAKWKSEGHKWAMLTAYDYSTAAVFDEAEIPVLLVGDSAANVVYGYDTTVPVTIDELIPLVRGVVRGAPHALVVADLPFGSYEAGPAQALATATRFLKESGAHAVKLEGGERVAEQIATVTAAGIPVMAHIGFTPQSVNGLGGFKVQGRGDAAEQTIHDAIAVQEAGAFAVVMEMVPAELATQITGKLTIPTVGIGAGPNCDAQVLVWQDMAGMTNGRTAKFVKRFGAVGDELRRAAADYAQEVASGVFPAEEHSF
- a CDS encoding alpha/beta hydrolase; its protein translation is MVAMWRVGRAIAAVCVLTAALCPPAQAAPNTAWGSCAAVVKDASRIPAAQCTTVSVPVDYAKPDGAQAQLAVIKVPASGRRLGVLIVNPGGPGASAVDTVADMGGALAGSPILQQFDLVGIDPRGVGHSTPQLRCRSDAQFDAYRAQPMTDYSPAGVAQIEGVLSDFAGACLTNMGPDFLKEIGTASAVQDMDAVRAALGEAQINFLGFSYGTQLGAAYADRYPDRVRAMVLDGAVDPSLDPITESVNQMAGFQQAFDKYAADCAQDAECPLGTDPTQFVTRYHQLIDPLAARPAATSDPRGLSYQDAFTGTVSGLYSPRYWPFVTSGLLGLARGTDPIDLLLLADDYQQRDRNGHYSNRQDSFTAIRCVDSAYPTDPAAWADADRRIRAAAPFSAYGTFTGYAPRDICALWPVPPTPVVGAATSPGPGKVVVVSTTGDPATPYQAGVDLARQMNASLITFEGSQHTVVFNGDQCVDTSVVNFLIDSVPPPAGLRC